The Equus asinus isolate D_3611 breed Donkey chromosome 22, EquAss-T2T_v2, whole genome shotgun sequence genome has a segment encoding these proteins:
- the CLEC7A gene encoding C-type lectin domain family 7 member A isoform X4 — protein sequence MLGEERREFSNAMSIQELSRTMEYHSGLENLDEDGYTQLDFSSRDITRRPVVSEKGTCAASPRWCPIAVTLGILCLVILVIAVVLGTMGVLVSSCPPNWIMHENSCYLFSTSLDSWVRSKRQCSQLGSTLLKIDSSKELEFIARQVSSQPDNSFWIGLSRHQKEGPWLWEDGSIFSSNLFQIRSTVMEENSSHNCVWIHVSIIYDQLCSVLSYSICEKKL from the exons ATGttaggagaagagaggagagagttcTCAAACGCTATGTCAATTCAGGAACTCAGTAgaacaatggaataccattctGGGTTAGAAAATTTGGATGAAGATGGATATACTCAGTTAGACTTCAGCTCTCGAGACATCACCAGGAGGCCTGTGGTCTCAGAGaaag GAACTTGTGCTGCATCTCCTCGTTGGTGTCCCATTGCAGTGACTTTGGGAATCCTGTGTTTAGTAATACTGGTGATAGCTGTGGTCCTGGGTACTATGG GAGTCCTTGTCAGCTCTTGTCCCCCTAACTGGATCATGCATGAGAATAGCTGTTATCTGTTTAGTACATCATTAGATTCATGGGTTAGAAGTAAAAGGCAGTGCTCTCAACTGGGCTCTACACTCCTGAAGATAGACAGCTCAAAAGAATTA GAATTTATAGCAAGGCAAGTGTCTTCCCAACCTGATAATTCATTTTGGATAGGACTTTCTCGCCATCAGAAGGAAGGCCCATGGCTCTGGGAGGATGGCTCAATATTCTCTTCTAACTT gttTCAAATCAGAAGCACAGTTATGGAGGAAAACTCATCTCACAATTGTGTATGGATTCACGTATCAATCATTTACGACCAACTCTGTAGTGTACTCTCATACAGTATTTGTGAGAAGAAACTGTGA
- the CLEC7A gene encoding C-type lectin domain family 7 member A isoform X2 produces MLGEERREFSNAMSIQELSRTMEYHSGLENLDEDGYTQLDFSSRDITRRPVVSEKGTCAASPRWCPIAVTLGILCLVILVIAVVLGTMAIWRSNSGSNPLKNDNFPSRNKESCSQSTQSSLEESMAPIKTLTTKGVLVSSCPPNWIMHENSCYLFSTSLDSWVRSKRQCSQLGSTLLKIDSSKELEFIARQVSSQPDNSFWIGLSRHQKEGPWLWEDGSIFSSNLFQIRSTVMEENSSHNCVWIHVSIIYDQLCSVLSYSICEKKL; encoded by the exons ATGttaggagaagagaggagagagttcTCAAACGCTATGTCAATTCAGGAACTCAGTAgaacaatggaataccattctGGGTTAGAAAATTTGGATGAAGATGGATATACTCAGTTAGACTTCAGCTCTCGAGACATCACCAGGAGGCCTGTGGTCTCAGAGaaag GAACTTGTGCTGCATCTCCTCGTTGGTGTCCCATTGCAGTGACTTTGGGAATCCTGTGTTTAGTAATACTGGTGATAGCTGTGGTCCTGGGTACTATGG CTATTTGGAGATCCAATTCAGGGAGCAACCCATTGAAGAACGACAACTTTCCATCGAGAAATAAAGAGAGCTGCAGTCAATCTACACAATCATCTTTAGAAGAGAGTATGGCTCCCATCAAGACTCTCACAACCAAAG GAGTCCTTGTCAGCTCTTGTCCCCCTAACTGGATCATGCATGAGAATAGCTGTTATCTGTTTAGTACATCATTAGATTCATGGGTTAGAAGTAAAAGGCAGTGCTCTCAACTGGGCTCTACACTCCTGAAGATAGACAGCTCAAAAGAATTA GAATTTATAGCAAGGCAAGTGTCTTCCCAACCTGATAATTCATTTTGGATAGGACTTTCTCGCCATCAGAAGGAAGGCCCATGGCTCTGGGAGGATGGCTCAATATTCTCTTCTAACTT gttTCAAATCAGAAGCACAGTTATGGAGGAAAACTCATCTCACAATTGTGTATGGATTCACGTATCAATCATTTACGACCAACTCTGTAGTGTACTCTCATACAGTATTTGTGAGAAGAAACTGTGA
- the CLEC7A gene encoding C-type lectin domain family 7 member A isoform X6 gives MLGEERREFSNAMSIQELSRTMEYHSGLENLDEDGYTQLDFSSRDITRRPVVSEKGTCAASPRWCPIAVTLGILCLVILVIAVVLGTMGVLVSSCPPNWIMHENSCYLFSTSLDSWVRSKRQCSQLGSTLLKIDSSKELVSNQKHSYGGKLISQLCMDSRINHLRPTL, from the exons ATGttaggagaagagaggagagagttcTCAAACGCTATGTCAATTCAGGAACTCAGTAgaacaatggaataccattctGGGTTAGAAAATTTGGATGAAGATGGATATACTCAGTTAGACTTCAGCTCTCGAGACATCACCAGGAGGCCTGTGGTCTCAGAGaaag GAACTTGTGCTGCATCTCCTCGTTGGTGTCCCATTGCAGTGACTTTGGGAATCCTGTGTTTAGTAATACTGGTGATAGCTGTGGTCCTGGGTACTATGG GAGTCCTTGTCAGCTCTTGTCCCCCTAACTGGATCATGCATGAGAATAGCTGTTATCTGTTTAGTACATCATTAGATTCATGGGTTAGAAGTAAAAGGCAGTGCTCTCAACTGGGCTCTACACTCCTGAAGATAGACAGCTCAAAAGAATTA gttTCAAATCAGAAGCACAGTTATGGAGGAAAACTCATCTCACAATTGTGTATGGATTCACGTATCAATCATTTACGACCAACTCTGTAG
- the CLEC7A gene encoding C-type lectin domain family 7 member A isoform X5, whose amino-acid sequence MLGEERREFSNAMSIQELSRTMEYHSGLENLDEDGYTQLDFSSRDITRRPVVSEKGTCAASPRWCPIAVTLGILCLVILVIAVVLGTMAIWRSNSGSNPLKNDNFPSRNKESCSQSTQSSLEESMAPIKTLTTKGVLVSSCPPNWIMHENSCYLFSTSLDSWVRSKRQCSQLGSTLLKIDSSKELVSNQKHSYGGKLISQLCMDSRINHLRPTL is encoded by the exons ATGttaggagaagagaggagagagttcTCAAACGCTATGTCAATTCAGGAACTCAGTAgaacaatggaataccattctGGGTTAGAAAATTTGGATGAAGATGGATATACTCAGTTAGACTTCAGCTCTCGAGACATCACCAGGAGGCCTGTGGTCTCAGAGaaag GAACTTGTGCTGCATCTCCTCGTTGGTGTCCCATTGCAGTGACTTTGGGAATCCTGTGTTTAGTAATACTGGTGATAGCTGTGGTCCTGGGTACTATGG CTATTTGGAGATCCAATTCAGGGAGCAACCCATTGAAGAACGACAACTTTCCATCGAGAAATAAAGAGAGCTGCAGTCAATCTACACAATCATCTTTAGAAGAGAGTATGGCTCCCATCAAGACTCTCACAACCAAAG GAGTCCTTGTCAGCTCTTGTCCCCCTAACTGGATCATGCATGAGAATAGCTGTTATCTGTTTAGTACATCATTAGATTCATGGGTTAGAAGTAAAAGGCAGTGCTCTCAACTGGGCTCTACACTCCTGAAGATAGACAGCTCAAAAGAATTA gttTCAAATCAGAAGCACAGTTATGGAGGAAAACTCATCTCACAATTGTGTATGGATTCACGTATCAATCATTTACGACCAACTCTGTAG
- the CLEC7A gene encoding C-type lectin domain family 7 member A isoform X3, with protein MLGEERREFSNAMSIQELSRTMEYHSGLENLDEDGYTQLDFSSRDITRRPVVSEKGTCAASPRWCPIAVTLGILCLVILVIAVVLGTMGVLVSSCPPNWIMHENSCYLFSTSLDSWVRSKRQCSQLGSTLLKIDSSKELEFIARQVSSQPDNSFWIGLSRHQKEGPWLWEDGSIFSSNLETSFSILTLTNTHMMRNNLYMENYYEELAYMIMETEKSHSLLSASWRPRKACGVI; from the exons ATGttaggagaagagaggagagagttcTCAAACGCTATGTCAATTCAGGAACTCAGTAgaacaatggaataccattctGGGTTAGAAAATTTGGATGAAGATGGATATACTCAGTTAGACTTCAGCTCTCGAGACATCACCAGGAGGCCTGTGGTCTCAGAGaaag GAACTTGTGCTGCATCTCCTCGTTGGTGTCCCATTGCAGTGACTTTGGGAATCCTGTGTTTAGTAATACTGGTGATAGCTGTGGTCCTGGGTACTATGG GAGTCCTTGTCAGCTCTTGTCCCCCTAACTGGATCATGCATGAGAATAGCTGTTATCTGTTTAGTACATCATTAGATTCATGGGTTAGAAGTAAAAGGCAGTGCTCTCAACTGGGCTCTACACTCCTGAAGATAGACAGCTCAAAAGAATTA GAATTTATAGCAAGGCAAGTGTCTTCCCAACCTGATAATTCATTTTGGATAGGACTTTCTCGCCATCAGAAGGAAGGCCCATGGCTCTGGGAGGATGGCTCAATATTCTCTTCTAACTT AGAAACAAGCTTCTCAATTctaaccctgactaatacacacaTGATGAGGAATAATTTATATATGGAGAATTATTATGAGGAACTGGCTTACAtgattatggagactgagaagtcccacagtctgctgtctgcaagttggagacccaggaaagcctgTGGTGTAATTTAG
- the CLEC7A gene encoding C-type lectin domain family 7 member A isoform X1, with amino-acid sequence MLGEERREFSNAMSIQELSRTMEYHSGLENLDEDGYTQLDFSSRDITRRPVVSEKGTCAASPRWCPIAVTLGILCLVILVIAVVLGTMAIWRSNSGSNPLKNDNFPSRNKESCSQSTQSSLEESMAPIKTLTTKGVLVSSCPPNWIMHENSCYLFSTSLDSWVRSKRQCSQLGSTLLKIDSSKELEFIARQVSSQPDNSFWIGLSRHQKEGPWLWEDGSIFSSNLETSFSILTLTNTHMMRNNLYMENYYEELAYMIMETEKSHSLLSASWRPRKACGVI; translated from the exons ATGttaggagaagagaggagagagttcTCAAACGCTATGTCAATTCAGGAACTCAGTAgaacaatggaataccattctGGGTTAGAAAATTTGGATGAAGATGGATATACTCAGTTAGACTTCAGCTCTCGAGACATCACCAGGAGGCCTGTGGTCTCAGAGaaag GAACTTGTGCTGCATCTCCTCGTTGGTGTCCCATTGCAGTGACTTTGGGAATCCTGTGTTTAGTAATACTGGTGATAGCTGTGGTCCTGGGTACTATGG CTATTTGGAGATCCAATTCAGGGAGCAACCCATTGAAGAACGACAACTTTCCATCGAGAAATAAAGAGAGCTGCAGTCAATCTACACAATCATCTTTAGAAGAGAGTATGGCTCCCATCAAGACTCTCACAACCAAAG GAGTCCTTGTCAGCTCTTGTCCCCCTAACTGGATCATGCATGAGAATAGCTGTTATCTGTTTAGTACATCATTAGATTCATGGGTTAGAAGTAAAAGGCAGTGCTCTCAACTGGGCTCTACACTCCTGAAGATAGACAGCTCAAAAGAATTA GAATTTATAGCAAGGCAAGTGTCTTCCCAACCTGATAATTCATTTTGGATAGGACTTTCTCGCCATCAGAAGGAAGGCCCATGGCTCTGGGAGGATGGCTCAATATTCTCTTCTAACTT AGAAACAAGCTTCTCAATTctaaccctgactaatacacacaTGATGAGGAATAATTTATATATGGAGAATTATTATGAGGAACTGGCTTACAtgattatggagactgagaagtcccacagtctgctgtctgcaagttggagacccaggaaagcctgTGGTGTAATTTAG